In a genomic window of Quercus lobata isolate SW786 chromosome 4, ValleyOak3.0 Primary Assembly, whole genome shotgun sequence:
- the LOC115987147 gene encoding uncharacterized protein LOC115987147 isoform X2, with protein MRFLLSLVAASSALVVIILSFLFLWIYHRKFSHKSHKRSAQSSGIEEAQLEGKKGPSSVVDGIEANTFQNILDDSDDEEESGVTTLGESENYS; from the exons ATGCGGTTTTTGCTCTCCCTCGTTGCTGCTTCTTCTGCTcttgttgtaattattttgtctttcttatttttgtggATTTATCATAGGAAGTTCTCACACAAATCCCACAAAAGAAGTGCTCAGAGCTCAG GTATTGAAGAAGCACagttggaaggaaaaaaag gcCCTTCATCTGTTGTAGATGGGATTGAAGCTAATACATTCCAAAACATCCTTGAtgattctgatgatgaagaagaaagtgGTGTCACTACATTAGGAGAAAGCGAAAATTATTCTTAA
- the LOC115985718 gene encoding ras-related protein RABB1b-like, with protein MNEDSRYMHRTGCRWAVLSWLMSMFSEGCIEQIHKPWNLVFFQAGQESFRSITRSYYRGVAGALLVYDITRRETFNHLASWLEDAQQHANPNMSIMLIGKKSDLAHWRAISKEEGEQFAKENGLLFLEASARTAQNVEEAFIKTAAKILQNIQEGVFDVSNEVTE; from the exons ATGAATGAAGATTCTAGATACATGCATAGAACAGGTTGTAGATGGGCAGTATTAAGTTGGCTTATGAGTATGTTCAGTGaag GTTGCATTGAACAGATTCATAAGCCATGGAACTTGGTTTTCTTTCAGGCAGGGCAAGAATCTTTCCGGTCCATCACTAGATCTTACTACAGAGGAGTAGCTGGAGCACTTCTGGTATATGACATAACCAG GAGAGAGACATTTAATCATTTGGCAAGCTGGCTAGAGGATGCTCAGCAGCATGCTAATCCCAACATGTCAATCATGCTCATAGGGAAAAAGAGTGATCTTGCACATTGGAGGGCTATCAGCAAAGAGGAAGGGGAACAATTTGCAAAGGAAAATGGGCTTTTATTCTTGGAGGCATCCGCAAGAACAGCTCAAAATGTTGAGGAG GCTTTCATAAAGACTGCTGCAAAGATCCTTCAGAATATTCAGGAGGGTGTATTTGATGTATCTAATGAGGTAACTGAATAG
- the LOC115987147 gene encoding uncharacterized protein LOC115987147 isoform X1, producing the protein MRFLLSLVAASSALVVIILSFLFLWIYHRKFSHKSHKRSAQSSGIEEAQLEGKKGTGLLVLPVGPSSVVDGIEANTFQNILDDSDDEEESGVTTLGESENYS; encoded by the exons ATGCGGTTTTTGCTCTCCCTCGTTGCTGCTTCTTCTGCTcttgttgtaattattttgtctttcttatttttgtggATTTATCATAGGAAGTTCTCACACAAATCCCACAAAAGAAGTGCTCAGAGCTCAG GTATTGAAGAAGCACagttggaaggaaaaaaaggtACTGGTCTCTTGGTGCTTCCAGTAG gcCCTTCATCTGTTGTAGATGGGATTGAAGCTAATACATTCCAAAACATCCTTGAtgattctgatgatgaagaagaaagtgGTGTCACTACATTAGGAGAAAGCGAAAATTATTCTTAA
- the LOC115987147 gene encoding uncharacterized protein LOC115987147 isoform X3 has translation MLEGLLKRFLSWLKQYLPLKMRSFKYCHKPISQTPLQRFFVGIEEAQLEGKKGPSSVVDGIEANTFQNILDDSDDEEESGVTTLGESENYS, from the exons ATGTTGGAAGGCCTATTGAAGAGGTTTTTGAGTTGGTTAAAGCAGTATTTACCCCTAAAGATGAGAAG tttcaaatacTGCCATAAGCCAATTAGCCAGACTCCACTGCAACGTTTCTTTGTAG GTATTGAAGAAGCACagttggaaggaaaaaaag gcCCTTCATCTGTTGTAGATGGGATTGAAGCTAATACATTCCAAAACATCCTTGAtgattctgatgatgaagaagaaagtgGTGTCACTACATTAGGAGAAAGCGAAAATTATTCTTAA